The DNA sequence taaattttaaaatttaaattttataaattaaatcttacacTTAGTGATTTGaattatgatttaaaaatataataaagagagGTATAAAGACTTTCTCAAAAAGAGGCAGACATTCTATCAAATCAGGTTTGAGTCAtaactttgataaaaaaaaaaaagaaaaaaaagaaagaggaggtTTGAGTCATAACTTAGACCCCATGCCTACTACAAAATTCAACAGAATCTTAGGCGGCCAATAATCTTGGGtgaatataatttcaaattcaaattcaaagacCGAGTACATACAAATCCACTTGAGAGTAACCCAAAGATTATTACgtcaccttttttatttttccattttgacaccattttattgatgatattatCAGATTGagatctttttaaaataatttactgGATGGATTTCTTCAAAGTTGCTTTCTGAATCTTGTCATACATAATTTCTTGCAAAAAAGGCCTCAAGTATTTATAGTCTCGTCGCTTACCATATTTAACACATTAAATTTGGAATTTAACAATGATATGAATGTtgatggcaaaaaaaaaaaaaataaaaaaaataaatctattgcTCGGTTCAATTCatcctaaaagaaaaattattttcatcaattactattcaccatttcatatcttataaaaaaattataaatataagatataaaaataaataataacttatatataacatttctcatattaaaaaaaatctatcattccGTATAAGCACACTTGTTCTTCTACGAAGGCGCCCAACACTTTCGACCGTTGCCTGGAAAATTCACTATTAATTTCCtctgttttcatttattttctttcaaatcaaacacaaaaataaaaaagattaaaatttccaaatttaatttttttaaaccaaaattagaaaattcaaaatgaatataaattttttttaatttctttataataagTATGAAATGATTTCTTTATACAAGCATCGGTGATGCAAATGATAGGATTCTAATATCtaaaagatttaataattaattattttaagggGCCGAGGCCCAAATAGTGAAACTGTTACTTACTTGTGTTTCATTCGCTGCACCACGAGCGCGCTCTCTCTCTATTGCTCGTTCGGTCTCTCAGAGCAGTTCCTAGGGTTTTCTCCCCCTGGAAACGCCGTCGTTTCGACCGATTCGTGCTGCCAAGTCGCCGCAATGAAGCTCACCGTGAAGACTCTGAAAGGCAGCCATTTCGAAATCACGGTTCAGCCCTCCGACACCGTGCGTTCtgctttccttcttttcttctcccttttaatttaaattttcaaatttcttgtgCTTTCATTGTATCTTGTGATTTTATTGTAATCTTGTGCTTTTATTTTAATCTCTTTGGTAACCGTGAAAATGCGGGAAAAATGATTGTGGTATTTCGCTGTTATGTTTTGGGGGCCAAATAAATGAGCTGTAGATGTTTCacattttctcaacaaccaaacatcgTATATCGAGATTGTCACGCACTAGCTCGTTTTGTAATggaatttatgttttatttattaccCGATGTTTTTTGCGTATCAAGGCAATAACTTTAGTTTGAAGGCAATGAGATATACCTGGGAAAATTTTAATGTTGTGTTGTAAACCAATATGGGTTCATTTTGAAGTGAGTTGACTGGAGAGTTGATATTCGTGTGCTTTTGAAAAAAGGTTATGGCTGTCAAGAAGAACATTGAAGATGTACAAGGAAAAGATAATTACCCGTGTGGACAGCAGTTGTTGATTCACAATGGGAAGGTCTTGAAAGATGAAACAACCCTGGCAGAGAATAAGGTCTCTGAGGACGGGTTTCTCGTTGTCATGCTTAGCAAGGTATGTTTTCCCTGTTTCAGTAAGTTTTCTTGAAATGTTGTGCATGTTTATTTCTGTTGTGACTTTATCATTTTTTGGTTCTGTTATATGCTGGTTAATTGCACTTGAGGATCTGGTGAAGCATGCTAATTCCTAATATTATTATCAGCTTCGTTAGTGTTGTCTGATGTATATGTTCCCTGATAACAGAAATATATAAGGATCTATAAATGATACGTGATTTAGAAACCAAGCTTCTACATTCTAAATTTGTATATTCAATTGATAGATGCTCCATTCAaaccagtttttatttttccccttgAAACGATATGAAAGCTCTTTATCAGACACCCATGAACCATAGCATCTTCATATTCATTGTATTCGATAATGAACTTGTTTTTGTACActtaatctttttatttgacGCCTATGAACTAtcttagtatttattatatttgatgatGAAACGTTTTGTATACTCTAATCTTATGatttcaaatatatacatactttGTTAGTGGAAACACTAATAGCACCAACTAATTTTTGACCACCTGTATGACATGATTGGTGGCATTGGTATTTAATATGTAAAGGTAAGAAAATCATAtcgcttttctttttttgacgaTGGAAAAAGGTAGAACAGAAGTCTAATGTATTCAACGAATGCAAAAGCATCTGCCAATCTCGTAAAATTCATAATCTGTTTATTTAAAGGTAACTATGAGTTATCCATgattaaattaatattgaatGATTGATCAAGACGTGGAGTCGAGTGAAGCAGGATGCAAGGTTGATATGCCTACCAATTTTGGATCATTAGCTTACGAAATGGAATCATTGGATCCAATTTTTAGgtgtcaaataaatattttttttacaccgtttggtaattgtttttttctctccatcCTTTTCTTGAATGcaagattttggaaaatttgatCTTCTTAcgattctttttataattatggcAATATTTATACATGCCTAAAGAGGATGTACCCTGTATATGGGAAGTATTCAATAAATCCTTTGCCAGTTAGATGGATCTCtcgtatacttcttgtgtacttgggttacaCCCAAAAGAGGGtataatacaattttatttgttataattttgaGGCTCATGTTTCAAACTGAGGTGTGTATGATAGtgcattttttatgttttaaacgtaTCCTGTTGTAGTTAAATGCTCTTCCATTTGCTTTACAAATTGAATTAGCTTTAGGCAATGCGCGTTTTCCAGTTATGtgtcataaatattttgttatacatGGTACTATTGGCATTACTGCTGGCTATTTTGCACTATTTCCACAATCCATACATTCAGGAAATTCACCAGAGAGGATAATCTGTTGATGTGGAAAAAAAggaatttctttttattggtatgtaagaattttattgatgagaataataggcatagccctACTGCCCAAGTACATGTgacgagaaaaagaaaaagatactCCCAACCACAGGTGCAAAATCGAGTAAATGTGGGTATAAGCTTTGATCTTTAAATTGAGTTTGATAGCGACTTTTCATTTCAGTATAGTACCGGTATCCGGTTAATATGAGATGGTAGTCCTACCTGTACCAGACCAGCAAAGCAGTTAACTGTTTACTACAAAGGGCTTAGAATAGTGTTACTCAAATAGTCAAATGTAGTCTGTGCCCTCCTGAGGTGTAACTTTTACTGAGTGATTTGTTTTGAgcttaatatatttattcaaatacttataaaaaaatatatttatgcaagactgataaaaaaatatgtttacgCTAGTGTAAAAGGGGTCTCTATTCTctttgttgtaattttatttaatttagacttatcaaaaaaaaattttatttaatttagttaTGGACACTATGATTTGTAAGACACAACTTGGGCGGCAGTATGCTGTTATGAGTTGGTGTTTGACGtgtaattggaaatttacataTCTTCATGTGTTGCAATAACATTTTGGGTGGGTTTGTACCTATAAAATAAAGGATTTTTTTCTGCGTGCCTATAAGCATGTGGTACAAACCTATAACCAGAAATCTCGAATAGCTATCACAAAGAATCTGGAGAAGCATCATGTTTTTCTCCAATATTGCATCAGATGTGAAAAATGAATTCTTGTGTTGATATTTCTTTTCCTGGACTGGTGTTGGCATCATCGTTTTATCCCTTGTGTGTGCCATGGTTAATTTGAAATGAagatgtgttatttttttttgatagttaattagagaattttattccaAGGAAATAGGCAAATgaagatgtgttattaattgGACCAAGACTGGAGCACTCCAGTTTAGAGTACTGGGCGTAACCTAGCAATAACTGCCAAAGAGCAATTGGTCCCCCTACCTATTTCATTACCTCTCTGcatctattttataaatatttcttcaaactttgttttggtatttttttggaCAATGGACGTGTTAGTTTTTTAGCTGTGGAAATTATAATTCCAATGcattcttttttcctttatccAAGACTGCTAAATGTTTCGAaaagatttgttttcttttatggtttagTTTTTCTGCATAAATTCAGATACTATCTTTTTATACTTTATGTACCctaattcaattttatttccATACCTGCAGAGTAAAACGTTGGGCTCAGCGGGGGCGTCATCCACTCAGGTATTCTTGCTGACATTTTTTGTCTTAAACAATTACTTCtggttttatattttctgtataaGCGATTGGTTCACCTCTATTTCAGCCTGCTCCTATAAATCCACCTACGACTGCACCTGTCTCTAACTCTACTCCTGTACCTGAAGCTTCTGTACAACCACTGTGAGTCTCTATGGCATGCGTCTTCAATTGTTGTTTTTAATCAGCTAAATTTGGCTGAATTTGATTGTTGTGTTGCAGGGCCTCGAAGAGCACCTCATCAGCTTCAGACACTGCAACAGCTAGGTACAGGCTCTATTCTATgacatttctcttgattttttgtgAGACTATTTTGCGGGAATAAATGACCTTGGAGTTGGTGAACCGAGGTTTCATGATAATCAAGACATGAAAACTGCCTTTGATCAGTTGCCTTGTAGGGGGAGAGGAGACGTGAGGTTCTTTGAATCACGGTGTATAACCTCAATGAAAGATTCAGACTGCAGATAGCAAATGTTTTTATTAGGTTCTTTGAATCACGGTGTATGTAAATTTGTTAAGACTgacttattaaaataaatgttaagATTACATACAAGATGATGATATTTCATTACTACAGTTGGACAAATTAATAGCAGAAAACATGGTTTGAACAAGAATGTGTTTTCTCATTGGGAACTTCCATATTCATATATCTTTTACTAAGTGAggtttttgattttataaaagtttatgGGCGTGGTACAAGTCATGCAATCAGACATTAAGCTGAATCTACCATGCACACTTGGTAGTGCCGACTACTAAGATGCATCTCTTGGGCGTCTatttcacacaaaaaaaaaaaaaaaagaaaaaaaaaatcaagaactaAAACCAGTTCCAGTATAGTTTTTATTGTTAAGTCCAGTAGCTCACGTTTCTCTACTGTCACTTTAGCTGCTTGAAGTGGCTAACATGACCCTTGAGAATATTTATCTTCGTAGCCTGACGTAATCCTATAGAAAGCATCAAACCTGAATCAGCCTATCATTATGGAAGGTAATATTTTGtgctgccttttttttttctcctttgaatAAATAGTCAGCAGGCTGAAAATATGGAAGCTCAGTTAAGCATTATATTGCTTGGAAGAATTCTGAATTCTGCAATCAAATCTTGAACTCCAATTTATTTGTGGTTGCTGTTTGACTTTTTATTTCGAAATATCATAAAGTATGTGCTATACTGCTTGTACATCATAGATATATTTCCAACAATTTGAAATTTGGTGGGGTTGAACTGATGTTCCTTTTGTCCTTCAGTATACATATTTTCTAGGTTCTAGAAcaagaagttttatttcttttgagatATAGGATAAAATGCTGATACAcgtatcatattatatcatgacAGTGTTCCTACTGATACCTATGGACAAGCTGCTTCAAATTTAGTTGCTGGTAGTAATCTTGAGCAGACTATTCAACAAATAATGGATATGGGTGGTGGCAACTGGGACAGAGAAACAGTTACCCGAGCACTTCGAGCAGCTTACAACAACCCTGAGCGAGCAGTAGATTATCTATATTCTGTATGTCGAAAACTCTAGGTGCTCTGTTGTAACCCTAGTCTTGATTTAGATACTAACGTTGACCTACCTTCAGGGTATTCCAGAAGCAGCAGAAGTTGCAGTACCGGTGGCTCATTTACCTGCAGGTCAGGCAACTGAAACAGGTGCAGCAGCTGCACCTGTGTCTGGAGCACCTAACTCTTCACCCTTGAATATGTTTCCTCAGGTAAACAATTCAGTTGTGTAATGGATACCCATCATCTAAATTTATTATCATGTGTTTCTTAAGTTTAAGAAGATGGGTTTTTCCAGGAGACCCTTGCTGCCGCTGCTGCTGGTGGAGGAGGACTTGGATCCCTTGAATTTCTTAGAAACAATCCACAGGTGGGGTTCCTGATTATATTCATATCTTcctttttaatttagtaagCCTTTAGTTCTGTGTTTGAGAATCTAAGGAGGCTGGAATTTCTCAATAATAGCATCTTTATCTCTTCTTAATAATTGTAACTCTAATATAATTAAGGTATAGACTAGGaggagaaaaatattacaagtatGTATTTATCTGAAAACGCAAACATCACTCTTGTCATCTGAGCTTTTACTGGTTGATATGTAAGGAAATTCTATTTTGCATGTTTGATTACATTATGACCAAACAGTGATGATACCAAATGATGCTGTTTGGTTTGGACCCTGTTTTGCTAAGTAAATTTCTACAATGTACTGAATTTCTTTCTTTGCATTTCAGTTCCAAGCATTGCGCTCAATGGTGCAAGCAAATCCACAGATATTACAGGTATGTAACATCTTCTTATAATATTCAAATCCTATTGGCTTTCCTGTGACTTGGAGTTAAAACTGCCGCTTCTGGTACAGCCCATGCTTCAGGAGCTGGGAAAGCAAAATCCCCAGCTTTTAAGACTAATTCAGGAGCACCATACGGAGTTTCTTCAGTTGATAAATGAACATCTCGAGGGATCTGAAGGGTGAGTACTTTATGGGCATCTTCAGTAAATCCGTAGttattgaaagagagagagaacaaaaggaaaatgctaaaagaTTACAAGGACAtgaatactcataaaaaaaaggaatcaaaagGGAAATGCTGCTTTAAGATATCTTTGATCATTTACATGGAATGGATATCTTAAGCAGTTACAGTTGTCATTCTTACTTTTCTTGTAGCCATCACCTTAATCTGCttcattgcttttttttttttttttgtcatcaaCTTTAGTTAATATTCATTTCGATGTCAGTACTAAAATTCATTGCCCTGGAGTTTGTGTTAGACTTTGTCACATTCATACTAGTAATCTTATAACTTCTGATCTCAAagcccagagagagagagaactgaatgaattgagttgatcACTTATAGTATCTCACCATAACAACTTTAGAATCCAAGTGTGTGAGAAGTAGCTCTTGGAAACGTTGGTATAGCGCTTAGGTTGCACCTCAGAGATTGTACTTTGAAACAGGTTAAacaatcaatatttctttcgcTGCGAAATCATCACGCATGAAATGAGGGGAGAAACAATGAATTCTTAATTTCCTCccctaatctttttttttttatctctgaAAAGCCTGATC is a window from the Juglans regia cultivar Chandler chromosome 7, Walnut 2.0, whole genome shotgun sequence genome containing:
- the LOC108985792 gene encoding ubiquitin receptor RAD23b-like translates to MKLTVKTLKGSHFEITVQPSDTVMAVKKNIEDVQGKDNYPCGQQLLIHNGKVLKDETTLAENKVSEDGFLVVMLSKSKTLGSAGASSTQPAPINPPTTAPVSNSTPVPEASVQPLASKSTSSASDTATASVPTDTYGQAASNLVAGSNLEQTIQQIMDMGGGNWDRETVTRALRAAYNNPERAVDYLYSGIPEAAEVAVPVAHLPAGQATETGAAAAPVSGAPNSSPLNMFPQETLAAAAAGGGGLGSLEFLRNNPQFQALRSMVQANPQILQPMLQELGKQNPQLLRLIQEHHTEFLQLINEHLEGSEGDAFDEPEQDMPHAINVTPAEQEAIERLEAMGFDRALVIEAFLACDRNEELAANYLLENAGDFED